A segment of the Catenuloplanes nepalensis genome:
CCAGTCCTTCATGCACGCGTCGCCGTTCGGCCTGGTCCCGAACGGCGCGGTCCGCTACTCCGTGGACGCGCAACTGGCCCGGCGCGACCCGGACGGTCACCGCGCGCTGCACGACCGGATCCGCGACTACCTGTTCGAGCGCGCCCGGGTCGCGGCCGGCGACGCGGTCATGCCGGCCATGGTGATGCTCGGCTACCTGCACCGCCGGTTCGGCGCGACCGCGTTCTACGACGCGATCCTCGGCATGCCGACCGGCGCTCCGGAGGACTCGGCCGCGGGACCGACGACCGGCGGCGTGTACGAGGACGCGGTCGACCCGGCCGAGCTGCCCGCGCTGCTCGCGCTCAGCGACGAGCCGGAGATGGTGGCGTTCTGGTTCGCACGCCAGCCGGCCGCGTTCCGCGCGTACCGGCGGGAGGCCCCGATCGCGCTGCTGGACACCGCGCGCGTCGGGCCGTTCCACCCGCTGGAGCCGCGGGCCGGGCGCGGCGAGCTGATCGGCTTCTCCGCGCTGCTCCGGCTCGGCGTGGAGGACCTGGCCGAGTGCGGGCACGACCCGGTGCTGGCGGCCGCGTGGGCGTTCACGCACACGGCCGCGCCGATCACGGCCGGCGAGGAGCTGGACGTGCTGCGGTTCGTGGCCCGCCCGGCCGTGGGCACGCCGGCGGCCCAGCGCCCGGCCGGCGAGCGCCTGGCCGACCCGCTGGAGCGCCGCCGGGCCGCCGCCGTGCAGGACCTCGCGGTCTACCGGGTGCTCGGCCGGGTGGTCCGGCGCGACCATCCGGCGTGGACGTTCCTGGCGACCGGCGACCCGGCGCCGTGGACCGGCGCGCTGCGCTACTTCGACATGCCGGGCACCGGGCTGACCGCGACCAGCGGCGGCCGGGAACGGCACCTGTTCGCGCACGACTGGCGGGCCGCCCCGCCCGCGGAGTGGCTGGCCGCGAACTCGCGGCGCCCGGTCGAGGAGCTGCCCCCGCGGGCGGACACCGGCCTGACCGTGCTGACCCGGGCCGAGTTCGACGCCGAGGTCCGGTCCGCGCTACGCGCCTGGCGCCGGCCGGAGCGACTGGCGGAGAGCCCGCTGCTGCACACCGGCCTGGTTCGGGACGCGGACGACCCGGTCGAGACGCTGCGCCGCACGCTCGCCACGGCGGTGGAGGCGCTCGGCCGGTACGGCCGGACCGCGAAGCAGCACCGCGTGCTGACCACCACGTTCCTGAGTGGCGCGCCGACGCAGGAGGCGGCGGCGCGCCGCCTGGGACTGCCGTTCAGCACCTACCGCCGGCACCTCACGGTCGGCCTGGCGACGCTCTGCGACCGCCTCTGGCTGGGTGAGGAATAGCGGGGATCAGGGGCTCTGCCGGTCCATCTCGATGTCCAGCCAGTCCGCGTGCAGCGTCAGCTTGTCCGCGGAGCAGTAGTAGTCCAGCGGATCCAGGGCCACGCTCATCACCGTGGTCTCCGTGACCGTGCCGTTCTGCCGCCAGACGCCCTGGCCCCGCACGTCCGTGTCGAAGATGATCAGGGTGTCACCGTCCCGGGTGCGGTAACGGCCGCTGATCGTGCCGGTCGACTGGTACTCCCAGCGATCGCCGTCGTGCGTCACGCCGAGCGGCTTG
Coding sequences within it:
- a CDS encoding ATP-binding protein, with amino-acid sequence MSAVRSLRPLPIRSVAARPAHRASFLGRQPEIAAFGELLRPDSPHALLVVEGPAGIGKTALLARFADEARAAGRTVLRVDGRDGDEERADAAGPGAPVVLVDDADRIPALETWLCDRLLPRLPIDARVVLAARRSPVTRWSADPGWFQAIRPLPLGPLSRMDSSSLLHRFGVAPHLRREMIAFAGGNPSALALAARTAQVSIKDGDGWVPAQELLDRVVEALAGPFPSAVHRRALQAAAQSVVITEDLLRAVVGDEASAMFEWLRTQSFMHASPFGLVPNGAVRYSVDAQLARRDPDGHRALHDRIRDYLFERARVAAGDAVMPAMVMLGYLHRRFGATAFYDAILGMPTGAPEDSAAGPTTGGVYEDAVDPAELPALLALSDEPEMVAFWFARQPAAFRAYRREAPIALLDTARVGPFHPLEPRAGRGELIGFSALLRLGVEDLAECGHDPVLAAAWAFTHTAAPITAGEELDVLRFVARPAVGTPAAQRPAGERLADPLERRRAAAVQDLAVYRVLGRVVRRDHPAWTFLATGDPAPWTGALRYFDMPGTGLTATSGGRERHLFAHDWRAAPPAEWLAANSRRPVEELPPRADTGLTVLTRAEFDAEVRSALRAWRRPERLAESPLLHTGLVRDADDPVETLRRTLATAVEALGRYGRTAKQHRVLTTTFLSGAPTQEAAARRLGLPFSTYRRHLTVGLATLCDRLWLGEE